Sequence from the Deinococcus detaillensis genome:
TGTGAGTATTTTAAGAATTATGACAAAAACTCTCACTAAATTCCCAGAGTCACTCACCGTAAAATTACCTTCAGCTTCTGCTGGAGAACAAAAACTCAGATGAGAGAAGTCCTTTTTGACGACTCCATTTCTTATTTATGAAGAAGTGGTGATGTCTTTAGAAATTCCATTGTTCTGCTGGACTTTTTGGCGATTCCGCGCCTGTTTTTGTCGATTGCTGCGAGATGCTACTGAGCACTAACGGCACAGGAACTTGCGGCTGTCGTCGTATTCCTGCTCGCTGAGGAGACCCGCCTACACGAATCAGCCTCGGAGATCAGAAGTTCCTCAGCGCCCTGCGGCTGCGCCCGTTGGAAAGTTGTACAGAGTAAAGTCAGCCACAGCCCGCTGCTTAAGCCGATTAAACTGGTGATGAAGCGGGGAAGAAATTCGGCTTTTGCTTTTCTTGCTCCCGTCACCCTCCACCTTCCCTCACCCAAGGAGTTTTCATGACCTCACCAACCCCCAACGCCTCTTCCTCACCTTCTCCCTCGGCCATCGTCATCGGCGCGGGGCAAGCGGGTGGGCCGCTGGCAGGCGCGTTGTCTAAAGCGGGCTGGCAAGTCACGCTGATCGAGCGCGAACATGTCGGCGGCACCTGCGTCAACGAAGGTTGCACCCCCACCAAAGCCATGATCGCCAGCGCTCAGGCCGCCCACGTGTCCCGGCACTCGCAGGCGCTGGGTGTGCGGGCTGAGGGAGTCACGGTTGACCTGAGTCAAATCGTTGACCGCGTGCAGGGCATCGTCAGCGACTTCCGGGAAGGCAGCAAAGCGGGCGTGCTCAAAGCGGGCGTGAAGTTGCTGGACGGGCAGGCCAAATTTACCGGCGTACGTGAGGTGGAAGTCAGCCTTAATGACGGCACCGTACAGCAGCTCAGCGCCGATTACGTGTTCATCAACGTTGGAGCGCGTCCCCGCTGGCCGGAGTTGGCGGGCCTGGCCGGTGTAGGGGCGATGACCTCCAAGGACATTTTGCTGCTGCGCGAATTGCCTGCTCACTTGCTCATCTTGGGCGGCGGCTACATCAGCCTTGAGTTTGCTCAGCTCTACGCCCGCTTGGGCAGCCGCGTGACTGTTATCGAACACAGCCCCCGCCTCATTCCCCACGAAGATCAGGACGTGATGAGCGCCCTGCAACAGGTGCTGGAAGATGAGGGCGTGACGTTTATGCTGGGCGCGGAAGCGCTGAAGACCGAGAAAGTCGGCGGCGCAATTCACCTGACAATCGAGCAAGACGGCAAAGAGCAAACCCTCAGCGGCTCACATCTGTTGGTCGCCACTGGGCGGGTTCCCAACACCGACGGTCTCAATGTGGAGGCTACGGGCGCAACTTTAGACAAGGGCGGGTTTATTGTCGTAGACGATCACTTGCTGGCCGCCGAACGGGTGCACGCGCTGGGCGACATCAAAGGCGGGCCCGCTTTTACCCACATCTCCTACGACGATTACCGCATCGTTCGGGACGCCCTGCTGCACGGTAAGGAGCGTAGCATCAGCGGGCGTTACGTGCCGTACACCCTTTTTACCGATCCGCAACTGGGCCGCGTCGGGATCGACCGCCAAGCCGCCCTCAAACTTGGTCGCCCCACCCGCGTTTATACCCTGCCGATGAAAAATGTGGCCCGCGCCATCGAAACCAACGCCACCGCCGGACTGATGCGGGCGGTGGTGGACGACGCCAGCGACGAGTTGCTGGGCGTCACGGTGCTGGGCATGGAGGGCGGCGAAGTGATGAGCGCCCTGCAACTGGCCATGATGGGAAAGCTGACGGCCACAACGCTGAGAAACGCCACGCTGGCTCACCCGACGCTGTGCGAATCCATCAACAATCTGTTTATGGGTCAGCCGGAAGCGCTGAGTGGAATGGAAAACTAAAAAGGAAAGTGCAGCGGCCCGCTGAGGGGGTGCTTATTTTCCAGTGCTGACTTCCGGCTCTGGAGCGGGCAAAGAAGCCGCTTTGCTGATAAAAGCCGCCGTGATGTCGCGGTAAATCGGAGCGGCCAACATCGAGCCGTGATAATCGTATTTGGCTCCGTGAACCATCACCGCAATGGTGATGCGCGGCTCATCGGCGGGGTAAAAGCCCGCGAACACGCTGTCGTAGATGGTGGCGCTGTATTTGCCGTCCACCACCACTTGAGCCGTTCCTGTTTTGCCGGCCAAGTCGTAGCCCTGGATTCCGGCGGCGGCGTGAATGCCGTCGCGGATCACGTTGCGCAGGAGGGTGCGGGTGGTTTGGGCCGAGTTGACCCGAACCACGTTGCGGCTTTCCCCCGCCGGTTCGCTGGCGACCAGCCGGGGCGAGACGTAGCGCCCGTCGTTGGCCAGCGTGTTGTAGGCGGCGGCGAGTTGCAGCGGTGTAGACGACATGCCCTGCCCGAAGGCGTTGGTGATGCGCACCAGATCGTTCCATTTGCTCACCGGCTGCAAACTGCCAGTTGCCGTGATCATGGTGGGCAAGTCCACGTCCTGCCCGAACCCAAAGGCGTGCAGATACGCGTAGAGCTTTTCGTTGGGGAAGTTCTCGACGATATGGGACATGCCCACGTTGCTCGAATAGCGCAAAATGCCCTGAGTCGTCAGCGTCTTGGGGTGATCCACCGCGTCGTGGATGATGCTGCCCCACCGGCCACCGACGAAGCGCTGCATCGGGGTCTGGTAGGTGGTGTCGGCGGTGGTCAGGCCCTCATTGAGTGCGGCGGCCACCGTCAGGCCCTTGACCGTCGAACCCGGCTCGAAGCGGTCTAAAAATGGACGGTTGCGCCTCGCCTCGGCGCTGAAGGTCTTCCAGTTGTTGGGATCAAACGGCGGATAGCTGGCCGCCACCAGCACCTTGCCGGTGCGGACTTCGATGACCACTACAGAGCCGTAGACGCCTTGGTGGGCCTGCACGCCTTTGGCCAGCACACTCTCGGCGGTGGCCTGCAAGGAAGGATCCAGAGTCACCGTGACGTTTTGTCCGGCGGAGAGTTGGGTGTTGTAAGCGGCCTCAATTCCCTCTAAACCGTCTGTCATACCCATCATGCCGAGGACTTGACCGGCCAGTTTGCCCTGCGGATAAACCCGTTTGCCGTCGACGGTGCGGGCCAGCGTCGTGCCGGATTCGGTCAGGATGCTGCCGCGACTTTGCAGCACCGCCCGCTTGATGTTTTGCGGCAGGCCCCATTCGAGCTGGGCATAGGCCCACACCAATGACATAAACGCCAAAAGTGCAATGGCCTGAATAATGCGGGAGCGGTTGCGGATTTTGATTTCCATTGGCAATTCCTTAGGGAAAGTTGAGAGTAAGTTAGGAAAAAGCTCAAGGTTAGCTAAAGAAGAAATGAGTCGTTTAGGGGTGAACGGAGCTCACGGATGCGGCGAAGAGGCGCAGCTACTTCCAACGGGTGCTGATTTGAAACGAAGTCGATTCGGGGGGTAAAGCAGGCAGAGCGGGAAGAGCGGCAATGTCGCTGCTTATTTTCTTGGCTTGGGCGTACGGCACCATGCCCCGGGCGTTGGCCCAGTCGAGCAGGCGCGGGCCGGTGGTCAGCGTCTGGACTTCGAGTTCGAGGTGGTCGCGCTGGGTTTGCAGGGTCAAGATGCTGGCCCGCAAATCGCGCAGTTGCGGGTAAGTCTCGCGCGTGGCGTAGCGGATTCCCAGCAACGCGGCGGCTAGCAGCACGTAAAGGCTGGTGTAGCGCAGCGCCCGCGCCCGCCACACCGCCAAACTGGCTTGCAGGGGCAGAGGACTACTCACTGGCCTGCTGATCTGCCAGTCGCTGATCTGCTGGCTGAGTCTCAACTTTGCGGGCGGCCCGCAATTTGGCGCTGCGGGCGCGGGGATTGCGGCTTTGCTCGTCTTCACTGGCCTCGACGGGGCGCTTGGTCAGCGCTTCGAGCTGCGAATTGGTTTTGAGGAAGCGCTTGACGATGCGGTCTTCCAAGCTGTGAAAACTGATCACCGCCAGCCGCCCGCCCGGCGCGAGGAGAGTGGACGCTGCTTCTAAGCCGCCCCGGAGTGCGCCGAGTTCGTCGTTGACATAAATCCTGAGTGCTTGGAAACTGCGCCTTGCCGGGTGAATGCCGCGTGCGTGTCCGCCCGGATAAGCCCGTTTGATGATCTCGGCGAGTTGGGTGGTGGTGGCAATCGGCGCTTTTTCGCGCTCGGCTTCAATGGCGCGGGCGATGCGGCGCGAGTGGCGCTCCTCGCCGTATTCGAAGATCAGGGCGGCGAGTTCTTCGGTGGGCAGTTCATTGATGACCTCGTAAGCGCTCTCACCTTCCTGACTCATTCGCATATCGAGCGGGGCTTCGGTGTGGTAACTGAAGCCCCGCTGGGCGTCGTCGAGTTGAAAACTGCTGACGCCGATGTCGAGCAGCACACCGCTGACCTGCGTCACGCCTTGCTCGGCCAGCAGCGACACCATGTCGCGGTAATTGCCCTGCAAAATACTCAGGCCTTCCAATTCGCCCAGCCGCGAGAGGGCGTAAGGGTCTTGGTCGATGCCGTAGACCCGCGCTCCGGCTTTGAGCAGGAGTCGGGTGTGGCCCGCGCCGCCGAGCGTGCCGTCGACAAACACCTCGCCGGGCTGCGGGTCGAGCGCTTCTAAGACCTCGGCAGCCAGCACCGGCAAGTGGGTCAGGGCGTCTGAAGAACCGTCCATTTCTGGTTGAGGAGCGGCGATAGTTTTGCGGGAAGCGGATTTGGTCTTGGTCGTGGGCACGGCAAATTTTCCTGACGCGGCGCTAGGCCACGAAATTGATTAAGAGTTCGGGATGCGGCGGATTGTCTTGAACCGCTTGAATCACGGCGTCCCAGCGCTGCGGATTCCACAGCTCCAAGCGCCCCGGTGCGCCGGCGACCACCACTTCGCTTTCCAAAGCAGCGAAACTTCGCAGCGGTTGCGGCACCATCAAACGGCTCTGGGCATCTAAACGGGCTTTGCTGGCCCCCGAATAAAAAAATCTCACGAAGGCCCGGCTGTGGGCGTCGGTGAGCGGCAAGCCTTCAAGCTGCTCCTCGACGCGCTTCCAACCTGAAAGCGGAAAGAGGTACAAGCAGCCTTCCATACCGCGCGTCAAAATGACCCCGTCCTCAACAAATTCACGAAAAGCCGGTGGCATCACCACACGGCCTTTGTCATCTACTGCGTAGGGGTATTCTCCGAATGGCACAGCCGCTGCTCCTGATCCGGCCGAGGAACTGATGCGCCGCTCAGTGCCAAAACATGCGCTCACAGCAGCATTTTCTCGCCGGATAGGGTGAGTCTAACACCGAGTCCCACCTTTTACCACCATTTCCCACTTTTGTGCCCCAATCCGCCCTAAGGCGTTTCTTCTTTCCCACATTGCCGCTCAATTCCTCAGCGAAAGAGCCGGTTTTGGGACATCCGTTGCCACTGCCCGCGCTTAAACTCGGTATATGACTGAACTTGGAAGCCTCAAGACTCAGGCGTTGGCTGCGCCCAAACTCAACTCGGCGCTCAGCGGCGCGGTGCTGGCGGGCACGGCGGTGGCGCTCGGGGCGTTCGGCGCTCACGCCCTCAAAGCCGCCATCAGCGCTGAGAACCTGGCGATTTTTGAAACTGGCGTGCGCTACCAGATGTATCACGGCCTCGCGCTGCTGGTGCTGGGCGCGTACCCGCAGCAGCGGCGCGGCGCGGCTTGGCTGCTAGGCGGCACCCTTATTTTTTCGGGGAGCTTGTACGTTTTGGCCCTGACTGACACCAAATGGCTGGGGGCCATCACGCCCATCGGCGGCGTGCTGCAACTGATCGGCTGGGGCTGGGTGGCGCTCGACGCCCGCAAGCACAGGGCGAGTTGAGCGTTTCACTCGCCGTTCTCTGCGCGTGAGACAATGGCGCTCATGACTGCTCCTACCAAGCCGCCGCGCAAAAAAGCGGGCATTCCCAAAACTGTTTGGGATCTGCTGTTTACCCTAATTATTCCGATTGCCATTCTCAGCCCCAACATTTTGGGCAGCGGCATCAGCATTAGCGAGCAGGTCTTTGGCGGCGGCGTCGCCGGCAACGTGCGGGCGTACATCCTCGCCGCGCTGATTCCGGTGGCGTATGTGCTGGCCGACCTCCTGATCAACCGCACCGTCAGCGGGATCGCCCTCCTCGGCGGCGCAGTGGCGCTGGTGCGCGGGGGGCTGGCGTTTTGGTACTTAGACGGCGGCCCGCTGTTTGCTTTCAAAGACAGTGTGCCCGCGCTGCTGTTCGGCGTGTTGGCGCTGGGCAGTCTGCTGACCAAAACGCCGATTTTCAGAGTGGTGCTCGACGCCTCCACCCTCACCGAAAGCCCCGAAAACCGCGCCGCCACTCAAAAAGCCCTGCACGACAGCCAAGTCAACCAAGCGGTGCGGGCCGCTACCGTTTCCTACGGCATCGTGGAACTGGTTTCGGCGGTCATCAATTATTTCGTGAACCTTCGTCTGGTGGTCGGCAAGTTCGGCAGCGACGATTTCAACGCGCAGGTGGCTCAGGCCAATGCCGTGATGAGGATTCCCAGCTTGGTGCTCAGCGTCATCGGGGTAGGTGTGGGCATCTGGCTGATTCAGTTGGCCGTCAAAAAGCGCTACGGCAAAGAAGCCGACATCTTTTCGCCGGAAAAGCTGGCGAGGTTGCAGGAAGTGGAAAGCTCAAGCGGCATTTGACTGCCGATTTAAGTTGCCCTTCTCGGGTGTCGCCTTTAGAGACAACGAAACCTCGCCACCTCCGGCGGGGTTTTTTGCTGATCCTTCGGCAGCGCCCTGCCTTTTTTTGTGCGGTTTTTTACGCTTTAGGTTGCGTGATTCAAGTTGGACGTGTGAGGGAACTGTAAGCGGCTACAGGTGAGACTAAAGCAAGAAAGCTCGTTTCAAGAGTCTCTGATGCCTGGCACAGTTCACTTGACCCAAAATTCGATATAAAGTTCATGAAGAGTCGCTTATTGCTTTATGAACTGCAATTTATTCACCAAAATGACCTTAAGGGAGCAAAAGCTGATGACTGTCAAAATGAATTTCACTGATCCATCAATGACTGCTGCTTCGGCACCTGATAACCGTGACTTAACAGCACAAAGCGTTCTGCGCCTCGTTCACATTGCACTGGAGGCTAAAGATCTGGGAACCGGCGTGGTGCCGACGTTAGATGAGTTGATTCAACACACGGCTGCGGTGGGGGCGGCTTATTTTCAACTCAAGCTGCCTTCAGGTGAAGTCCAAAACGCTGCGCTGCCGCAAGCCCTGATCTATCAGGTGCGGGCCGCCGCTGGCGAGATGCCCACGACCTCGGGAATGCGGGCAGTGGCCGCGCACGGCCTGCCCTCCGATACGCCCCTCATGCAAGCGCTACTGACGCGCCGCACACCGATGTTTTTTGACAACACGTCGGTTCGTCCGGAAACGATCGGGTTTCCTGAACTGGGGGTGGTGAGCCTCGCTGCCGCGCCCGTGTTGGGCAAGCGGGGAGAGTTGCTCGGCGCGTTTTTGATGCACACCTTTGAAGCCCACACCTGGACGGAGGAAGAAGTCCGGCTGTTTAGCAGTGTGGTGGGCACCATTGCCGCCCTGATGGCGCGGCTGGCAGCCGAGGAGCAAGTCAATGCTGCCCGCGAATCGGCTTTGCGGGCGCTGGGACTGGCCTTGGAGGCCCGTGACCGTGAAACGCAGGGGCACACCGACCGCGTGACTGCGCTGGCCCTGCGCTTGGCCCGTCATTTACACCTCGGTGAAGAGCAGTGCCAAGCGCTGCGCTGGGGCGCATACCTGCATGATATCGGCAAGATCTCCATTCCCGATCATATTTTGCATAAACCCAGCTCGCTCAGTGAGGATGAGTTTGAGCTGATGCGAAGCCACGCGGAAGTGGGCCACCGTTTTGCCAGCTCTTTGGGCTTTTTGCCGTCTGAATCTCTAGAAGTGGTGCTGCACCACCATGAAAAGTGGAATGGCAAAGGCTATCCCCGTCAGCTTGCAGGCGGCGACATTCATCTGCTCGCCCGAATCTTTAGCTTGTGCGATGTCTACGACGCCCTGATCAGCGAACGGCCCTACAAACGGGCCTGGACGCTGGAAGAAACCCACGCCGAGCTGGCCGCCCAAGCGGGCCAACACTTCGACCCGCAAGTGGTCAGCGCTTTTTTTGAATTGCTGCGCGGTGACGCTGCGGGGGCAAGCAGCAACGCGCTGATCAACTGAACGGCTACGGCCTCACGGACTCACTTCACCGCCAAGGCCCGCAGCCGCACATAATCGGCCACCCAGCCCTGAGCCGTGTGCAGCTTGGGGCGGGCCAACTCCTCGGCTCTGGCGATCACGGCGGCCCGCTCGGACTCACTCAGCGGCGCGAGCCAACTGGCCCCGAAACCGTGCAGCCATGCCTGAAAGCCGTCCTCACCGGCCAAAGGCGAGGGGCGTTTGAACAGGTGCAGGCGCTCTACCGTAAAGCCTGCTTCTTCCAGGAGGGCGGCCAACTGAGCCGGACTCGGGAAAATCCAGACATGTTCCAGCGCGGGCAAACTTAAATCGCTCAGGGCTTGCTCGACGGCCCCGCGCACCGCCAGCACGTTCGCGCCGCCGCCCATTTCCAGCGCCAATCGCCCGCCGGGCACCAAGGAGCGCGACACACCCGAGAGGACGTTGTCCAGCGGCTTCATCCAGTGGAGGGCGGCGTTGCTGAAAACCGCCTCAAACTCGGCGTGGTAGGGGAGGGTCTGGGCGTTTTGAACTTCAAAGCTCACAGCGGGATGCTGGCCCCGTGCGGCGGCGATCATAGCCTCCGAGGCGTCCACGCCCGTGACGGTTGCGCCAGTCTGGGCGATCTGGGCGCTGAGTTCGCCGCTGCCGCAACCCAGATCGAGGACGCGCTCACCGACTTGGGGGCGCAGCCAGTCGGCCACCAGATCGCGGCTGGATTCATAGACAAAAGCGTGGCGGTCGCGGTAATGCTCGGCATTCCAGTGATCGGGGGTCGGGGTGGTCATGTGTCTCCTTTTCGTTCGGTTCAAGTTGGTATGGGTCAAATTCATCTGGGTCAAGTTGAAACTCAGCGGCCTTTCTGGAGCCCAAAAAAACCCCAGCGCTCAGGGCGTGGGGGCCGTGTGAAGTGCTGAACTCAGCTTCCCCGAACCCCGCTGAGAAGAAGAAGCGAAAGCGCTGGGGCGTTCATCGTTTCACTTTAGCAGAGGGGAGCGGGCCAGCTCCGAGAGGGCCGCGTCGATCCAATTCACCAGCGCCGGAATCTGGCGCTCCATGTCTTCGGCTTCCAGCGTGCCCGAGCCGTCATTGAAATAAGCGTAAGCGATCCGCTGTCCGCCCACGAGTTCGGCGTAGCCGGTCAGGGTCAGCATCCGCCAGCCGCTGCCCGCTTTGTGGCCCCAG
This genomic interval carries:
- a CDS encoding HD-GYP domain-containing protein, with amino-acid sequence MTAASAPDNRDLTAQSVLRLVHIALEAKDLGTGVVPTLDELIQHTAAVGAAYFQLKLPSGEVQNAALPQALIYQVRAAAGEMPTTSGMRAVAAHGLPSDTPLMQALLTRRTPMFFDNTSVRPETIGFPELGVVSLAAAPVLGKRGELLGAFLMHTFEAHTWTEEEVRLFSSVVGTIAALMARLAAEEQVNAARESALRALGLALEARDRETQGHTDRVTALALRLARHLHLGEEQCQALRWGAYLHDIGKISIPDHILHKPSSLSEDEFELMRSHAEVGHRFASSLGFLPSESLEVVLHHHEKWNGKGYPRQLAGGDIHLLARIFSLCDVYDALISERPYKRAWTLEETHAELAAQAGQHFDPQVVSAFFELLRGDAAGASSNALIN
- the rsmH gene encoding 16S rRNA (cytosine(1402)-N(4))-methyltransferase RsmH; its protein translation is MDGSSDALTHLPVLAAEVLEALDPQPGEVFVDGTLGGAGHTRLLLKAGARVYGIDQDPYALSRLGELEGLSILQGNYRDMVSLLAEQGVTQVSGVLLDIGVSSFQLDDAQRGFSYHTEAPLDMRMSQEGESAYEVINELPTEELAALIFEYGEERHSRRIARAIEAEREKAPIATTTQLAEIIKRAYPGGHARGIHPARRSFQALRIYVNDELGALRGGLEAASTLLAPGGRLAVISFHSLEDRIVKRFLKTNSQLEALTKRPVEASEDEQSRNPRARSAKLRAARKVETQPADQRLADQQASE
- a CDS encoding peptidoglycan D,D-transpeptidase FtsI family protein, with product MEIKIRNRSRIIQAIALLAFMSLVWAYAQLEWGLPQNIKRAVLQSRGSILTESGTTLARTVDGKRVYPQGKLAGQVLGMMGMTDGLEGIEAAYNTQLSAGQNVTVTLDPSLQATAESVLAKGVQAHQGVYGSVVVIEVRTGKVLVAASYPPFDPNNWKTFSAEARRNRPFLDRFEPGSTVKGLTVAAALNEGLTTADTTYQTPMQRFVGGRWGSIIHDAVDHPKTLTTQGILRYSSNVGMSHIVENFPNEKLYAYLHAFGFGQDVDLPTMITATGSLQPVSKWNDLVRITNAFGQGMSSTPLQLAAAYNTLANDGRYVSPRLVASEPAGESRNVVRVNSAQTTRTLLRNVIRDGIHAAAGIQGYDLAGKTGTAQVVVDGKYSATIYDSVFAGFYPADEPRITIAVMVHGAKYDYHGSMLAAPIYRDITAAFISKAASLPAPEPEVSTGK
- a CDS encoding DUF423 domain-containing protein codes for the protein MTELGSLKTQALAAPKLNSALSGAVLAGTAVALGAFGAHALKAAISAENLAIFETGVRYQMYHGLALLVLGAYPQQRRGAAWLLGGTLIFSGSLYVLALTDTKWLGAITPIGGVLQLIGWGWVALDARKHRAS
- a CDS encoding VC0807 family protein, whose protein sequence is MTAPTKPPRKKAGIPKTVWDLLFTLIIPIAILSPNILGSGISISEQVFGGGVAGNVRAYILAALIPVAYVLADLLINRTVSGIALLGGAVALVRGGLAFWYLDGGPLFAFKDSVPALLFGVLALGSLLTKTPIFRVVLDASTLTESPENRAATQKALHDSQVNQAVRAATVSYGIVELVSAVINYFVNLRLVVGKFGSDDFNAQVAQANAVMRIPSLVLSVIGVGVGIWLIQLAVKKRYGKEADIFSPEKLARLQEVESSSGI
- the mraZ gene encoding division/cell wall cluster transcriptional repressor MraZ, with the protein product MPFGEYPYAVDDKGRVVMPPAFREFVEDGVILTRGMEGCLYLFPLSGWKRVEEQLEGLPLTDAHSRAFVRFFYSGASKARLDAQSRLMVPQPLRSFAALESEVVVAGAPGRLELWNPQRWDAVIQAVQDNPPHPELLINFVA
- a CDS encoding mercuric reductase, whose protein sequence is MTSPTPNASSSPSPSAIVIGAGQAGGPLAGALSKAGWQVTLIEREHVGGTCVNEGCTPTKAMIASAQAAHVSRHSQALGVRAEGVTVDLSQIVDRVQGIVSDFREGSKAGVLKAGVKLLDGQAKFTGVREVEVSLNDGTVQQLSADYVFINVGARPRWPELAGLAGVGAMTSKDILLLRELPAHLLILGGGYISLEFAQLYARLGSRVTVIEHSPRLIPHEDQDVMSALQQVLEDEGVTFMLGAEALKTEKVGGAIHLTIEQDGKEQTLSGSHLLVATGRVPNTDGLNVEATGATLDKGGFIVVDDHLLAAERVHALGDIKGGPAFTHISYDDYRIVRDALLHGKERSISGRYVPYTLFTDPQLGRVGIDRQAALKLGRPTRVYTLPMKNVARAIETNATAGLMRAVVDDASDELLGVTVLGMEGGEVMSALQLAMMGKLTATTLRNATLAHPTLCESINNLFMGQPEALSGMEN
- a CDS encoding methyltransferase domain-containing protein, producing MTTPTPDHWNAEHYRDRHAFVYESSRDLVADWLRPQVGERVLDLGCGSGELSAQIAQTGATVTGVDASEAMIAAARGQHPAVSFEVQNAQTLPYHAEFEAVFSNAALHWMKPLDNVLSGVSRSLVPGGRLALEMGGGANVLAVRGAVEQALSDLSLPALEHVWIFPSPAQLAALLEEAGFTVERLHLFKRPSPLAGEDGFQAWLHGFGASWLAPLSESERAAVIARAEELARPKLHTAQGWVADYVRLRALAVK